A genome region from Celeribacter baekdonensis includes the following:
- a CDS encoding DUF2946 family protein, with product MENRFWNMRALRGFWAVCLSILLTVQISIAFQPDARADVILADSEVLLQLCGTPGTAKTLIFDTNTGTVRDVPTRDGTQSAECPYCVVGAAFFVADITAPCRTSQARSTDLPFSVASFVTATRRDFSRSTRAPPLFV from the coding sequence ATGGAGAACCGTTTTTGGAATATGAGAGCTTTGCGCGGTTTTTGGGCCGTCTGTCTCTCTATTCTGCTGACCGTTCAGATCAGCATCGCCTTTCAACCGGACGCCCGTGCGGATGTGATCCTGGCGGACTCCGAGGTCTTGCTGCAATTGTGCGGCACACCCGGCACTGCAAAAACGCTGATCTTTGACACCAACACCGGAACGGTTCGGGACGTTCCGACGCGCGATGGCACGCAAAGCGCGGAGTGTCCGTATTGCGTTGTTGGCGCGGCCTTTTTCGTGGCTGACATCACAGCGCCTTGCCGCACAAGCCAAGCGCGTAGCACCGACCTTCCCTTTTCAGTCGCTTCATTCGTCACCGCAACACGCCGCGACTTTAGC